From Syntrophorhabdaceae bacterium, one genomic window encodes:
- a CDS encoding ABC transporter permease — MLERIKHLVIKEFIQMFRDRRSAFFLLVTPIIQLILFGYVATFDVNSISTAFYDLDQSYESRELAQKLTSSGYFNIIYRPTSPREMADLIERGKALCAIQINRGFSRDVKKEIPTQIQVIVDGTDSNTALIAMSYVNAIVTAFAKEKAAAPIHPVLSNIDFRTRVWYNPDLKSRNYMIPGVVASIIMLTCLISTSMSVVREREVGTMEQLMVTPIRPVELMLGKTVPPAIIAFFDMALVTAVGVFWFDVPIKGAFPFLFLCTIIYLLPVLGIGLFISTIAKTPQQSIMASFLFFQPAILLSGFVTPIENMPAIFQYITYANPLRYFLVVVRGIFLKGVGIGILWPQILSLFALGVVILLLSSSRFKKRLT, encoded by the coding sequence ATGCTGGAGAGGATAAAACATCTCGTGATCAAGGAATTCATACAGATGTTCAGAGACCGCCGGTCCGCCTTTTTTCTTTTGGTCACACCCATCATCCAGCTCATCCTCTTCGGCTACGTGGCTACCTTCGATGTCAATTCCATATCCACCGCTTTCTACGATCTCGATCAATCATACGAGAGCAGAGAGTTAGCACAGAAGCTCACGTCGTCGGGATATTTCAACATCATCTACAGACCCACCTCACCGCGGGAGATGGCAGACCTCATCGAGAGAGGCAAGGCGCTCTGCGCCATCCAGATCAACAGGGGATTTTCGAGGGATGTGAAAAAAGAGATACCCACGCAAATACAGGTCATCGTGGACGGCACCGATTCAAACACTGCTTTGATCGCCATGAGCTATGTAAATGCAATTGTGACAGCCTTTGCCAAAGAAAAGGCCGCCGCCCCCATACATCCCGTGCTTTCAAACATAGACTTTCGTACCCGTGTCTGGTATAACCCCGATCTCAAGAGCAGGAACTATATGATCCCTGGCGTTGTGGCCTCGATCATCATGCTTACCTGCCTCATCTCCACCTCCATGTCGGTGGTCAGGGAAAGGGAGGTGGGCACCATGGAGCAGCTCATGGTTACCCCCATACGGCCGGTGGAGCTCATGCTGGGTAAGACCGTCCCTCCCGCCATTATTGCCTTTTTCGATATGGCACTGGTCACTGCTGTGGGTGTCTTCTGGTTTGATGTGCCTATAAAAGGGGCCTTTCCATTTCTCTTTCTCTGCACGATCATCTATCTTCTCCCCGTGCTCGGCATAGGGCTTTTCATATCGACCATAGCCAAGACCCCCCAGCAATCGATCATGGCGTCATTTCTCTTCTTTCAGCCCGCCATCCTGCTCTCCGGATTTGTCACCCCTATAGAGAATATGCCCGCCATATTCCAGTACATAACCTACGCCAATCCCTTGAGGTATTTTCTCGTGGTGGTACGCGGCATCTTTCTCAAGGGGGTCGGCATAGGCATCCTCTGGCCGCAGATACTCTCGCTCTTCGCACTGGGCGTCGTAATTCTTTTACTCAGTTCCTCGCGGTTTAAAAAACGGCTTACCTGA